One Endozoicomonas gorgoniicola DNA window includes the following coding sequences:
- a CDS encoding short chain dehydrogenase: protein MKIVVIGATGTIGSRIVKALEGKHEVIKVGKSSGEYQMDISNTHSILNVFEEINAFDHLICATGNVAFNSFTDMSAEEWQLSLSNKLMGQVNLTREALKYLSPRGSVTLTSGILSDHTIATGTGASTVNGAVEHFVKAVSTELPNGIRINVVSPSLLQESVDVYGDFFPGYQPVSGDLVAKAYVRSALGVATGQVFKVH from the coding sequence ATGAAAATTGTCGTTATCGGAGCTACCGGAACTATCGGCTCACGCATCGTCAAGGCACTGGAAGGCAAACATGAGGTGATCAAAGTCGGCAAGTCCAGCGGCGAATACCAGATGGACATCAGCAACACTCATTCTATTCTCAACGTGTTCGAAGAGATCAACGCCTTTGATCACCTGATCTGTGCCACTGGTAATGTCGCATTTAACTCATTCACAGACATGAGTGCTGAAGAGTGGCAGCTTAGCCTGAGCAATAAACTAATGGGACAGGTCAACCTCACCCGGGAGGCTTTAAAATACCTGTCACCCAGAGGCTCTGTTACCCTGACTTCAGGGATTCTCAGTGACCACACCATTGCTACAGGCACAGGTGCCAGTACAGTAAACGGAGCCGTAGAACATTTTGTCAAAGCGGTATCTACAGAACTGCCTAATGGCATTCGGATTAATGTGGTCAGCCCCAGCCTGCTGCAGGAATCTGTTGACGTTTATGGTGATTTCTTCCCGGGCTACCAGCCGGTGTCCGGAGACCTTGTTGCGAAAGCTTACGTTCGTTCAGCACTTGGGGTCGCTACCGGACAGGTATTCAAAGTTCATTAA
- a CDS encoding PLP-dependent cysteine synthase family protein, translated as MHSKQRGTSKLLPSAVEAIGCTPVVELNRLTHGIDGRIVAKLEFLNPGSSKKDRIARQIIEDAEREGLLKPGQAVIELTSGNTGTGLAIVCAARGYHFIAVMSRGNSTERARMMKALGAEVVLVDQCPDSTPGQVSGADLERVRQRTIELTAERGAFRADQFKLEGSWRAHFKNTGPEIIQQVGHIDAFCDFVGSGGTFAGCSKYFKEVDHSIDCYIVEPEGAAVLSGEKPTNPNHRIQGGGYSMPDLSLIDSACIDGFMKVTDEDAMYWARQLAKVEGLFAGFSAGANLAAAMQLLKTTHSGKTIAILLCDSGLKYLSTDLWPE; from the coding sequence ATCCATAGCAAACAGCGAGGAACCAGTAAATTACTCCCGTCGGCAGTTGAAGCAATCGGCTGCACCCCAGTCGTTGAGCTTAATCGTCTTACTCACGGAATTGATGGTCGAATTGTTGCCAAACTTGAATTCCTTAACCCCGGATCGTCAAAAAAGGACAGAATTGCACGTCAGATCATCGAGGATGCTGAAAGGGAGGGGTTACTGAAACCTGGTCAGGCTGTAATCGAACTGACGAGCGGAAACACCGGCACAGGATTAGCCATTGTGTGTGCTGCCAGGGGGTATCATTTTATTGCCGTCATGTCGCGGGGAAATTCAACAGAGAGAGCCCGTATGATGAAAGCGCTTGGGGCAGAAGTGGTATTGGTCGATCAATGCCCTGATTCAACCCCCGGGCAGGTATCTGGCGCTGATCTGGAGCGTGTCAGGCAAAGGACTATTGAGCTTACCGCCGAGCGAGGCGCTTTTCGTGCCGACCAGTTTAAGCTGGAGGGAAGTTGGCGGGCACACTTCAAAAACACAGGGCCGGAAATCATTCAGCAGGTTGGTCATATTGATGCATTCTGTGACTTTGTCGGCTCAGGTGGCACCTTCGCCGGTTGCAGCAAATACTTCAAGGAAGTGGATCACTCGATTGATTGTTATATCGTTGAACCTGAAGGTGCTGCCGTCCTCAGTGGCGAGAAGCCAACCAATCCAAATCATCGAATCCAGGGGGGTGGGTATTCCATGCCAGACCTCTCCCTGATTGACTCTGCCTGCATTGATGGTTTTATGAAGGTGACTGATGAAGACGCGATGTACTGGGCGAGACAACTTGCCAAGGTAGAAGGACTATTTGCAGGTTTTAGCGCAGGGGCTAACCTGGCCGCAGCGATGCAACTGCTAAAAACTACTCACTCAGGAAAAACCATAGCCATTCTGCTTTGCGATTCAGGTCTAAAGTATTTGAGTACTGATTTGTGGCCGGAATAG
- a CDS encoding ISL3 family transposase, giving the protein MDGNQIFMLGLGLQAPWKIVDQHLDTSQKPNQLRLRVSADRGSLFPCPKCGKACPTHDFKELTWQHLNFFQHHCYITAKVPRTTCEEHGTLRVNVPWARENSKFTLLFEQALLSLVREMPVKACAKHIGVNDKRIWRVIKHYVSQALLQMDLSSLKAIGLDETASKRGHNYVTVFIDMDRHDKPVIFATTGKGKGTIKEFRAFLEKHGGQADNVLEVVCDMSKAFLAAVKEELPQANVTVDWFHVVQLFTRAVGDVRKEERKLGQHPKSLRWAVLKKADGPLTEKQVEALAELESSDLKTGIAWRIKEKLRWIRKAKTAQAARWRLTHFIKYAKSELGECEILVPVRKALSTVESHADKIIQRWSSTYTNARMEGLNSLFQAARSRARGYRNTGTFLMMIYMIASPVADLLKSI; this is encoded by the coding sequence ATGGATGGTAACCAGATTTTCATGCTTGGTCTTGGTTTGCAGGCACCCTGGAAAATAGTTGATCAACACCTCGATACATCCCAGAAGCCCAACCAACTCAGACTCAGAGTCAGCGCTGATCGTGGCAGCCTGTTTCCCTGCCCCAAATGCGGTAAGGCTTGCCCGACGCATGACTTTAAGGAACTAACCTGGCAGCATCTGAACTTTTTTCAGCATCATTGCTATATCACCGCTAAAGTACCTCGGACAACCTGTGAAGAACACGGCACTCTTCGTGTAAATGTTCCCTGGGCCAGAGAGAACAGTAAGTTTACCCTTCTTTTTGAACAGGCGTTGCTGTCTCTGGTCAGGGAGATGCCGGTCAAAGCCTGTGCCAAACATATTGGAGTCAATGACAAGCGTATATGGCGGGTGATCAAGCATTACGTCAGTCAGGCATTACTGCAAATGGATCTGTCATCTCTGAAGGCTATAGGGCTGGACGAAACGGCCTCAAAACGAGGTCATAACTATGTTACCGTTTTCATTGATATGGACAGGCACGACAAGCCCGTAATCTTTGCCACCACAGGTAAGGGCAAAGGTACTATTAAGGAGTTCAGGGCGTTTCTGGAGAAGCATGGAGGCCAGGCAGATAATGTGCTTGAGGTGGTTTGCGATATGTCAAAAGCGTTCTTGGCCGCCGTGAAAGAAGAGCTGCCGCAAGCCAACGTCACTGTTGACTGGTTCCACGTTGTTCAGCTGTTTACCCGGGCTGTTGGCGATGTCCGCAAAGAGGAGCGAAAACTGGGGCAGCATCCGAAAAGTTTGCGCTGGGCAGTGCTAAAGAAGGCAGATGGGCCACTTACTGAAAAACAGGTGGAAGCACTTGCCGAACTGGAAAGCAGTGACTTGAAAACTGGTATAGCATGGCGAATCAAGGAAAAGCTCCGCTGGATCCGGAAGGCCAAAACAGCGCAGGCGGCTCGCTGGAGGTTAACGCATTTCATCAAATATGCAAAATCTGAACTGGGAGAGTGTGAAATTCTGGTTCCGGTACGTAAGGCATTATCAACGGTAGAGAGTCACGCTGATAAGATAATACAACGATGGTCTTCAACCTATACCAATGCTCGCATGGAAGGGCTGAACAGCTTGTTTCAGGCAGCCAGAAGCAGAGCAAGGGGCTATCGAAATACAGGAACTTTTCTGATGATGATCTATATGATTGCCAGCCCTGTAGCGGATTTACTGAAATCCATATGA
- a CDS encoding DUF397 domain-containing protein → MNSYFKNDRHFKKSSACLSPEHPVCVSVAISPEKEVAVKQSNDPDRATLVFSSDEWNAFIKGVKNGEFDLS, encoded by the coding sequence ATGAACTCTTACTTTAAAAATGACAGGCACTTTAAAAAATCCTCAGCCTGTCTTAGCCCGGAACACCCTGTCTGTGTTTCTGTTGCAATCAGTCCGGAAAAAGAGGTTGCTGTGAAACAAAGCAACGATCCGGACAGAGCGACGCTGGTTTTTAGTTCAGACGAATGGAATGCTTTTATCAAGGGAGTCAAGAACGGAGAGTTTGATTTGAGCTGA